A window from Enterocloster bolteae encodes these proteins:
- a CDS encoding MFS transporter yields the protein MENKKLTMREMICYGIGDITANVYLQFIALFAIVFYTDVLGISATLAGLIFMGSRVFDGINDIAVGYISDRYGHYKRWILYGSIATAVAFVIMFTNFHLSTKMQSVYALAAFCFWTLMYTCYAIPFNAFASTMTQNTEERTLLNSIRFAIVAVPSLIISLATPYLKSGTQESNSTYGNIALVFAVIATVCTLICVAGIVERAKAPTARQRTSGKEYFKAILKNRQLLVVSAAFFCRTLGYYIYSSSMAYYFNYYLGSAKLMGIILGISAPISAVAALCVTPVSRYMGKKKALMGCGVIFALSSVIRYFMPLNTAVVAVTCWIGMFVMSATLAIFFTMIADTTDYGMWLTGKNVRAVNYGFYTFCQKIGMAFSGTIVGILLDMAGYVPNQQQTDAALRGILNIYCLIPAAIYLIMTAFMLLWKLDEGRMHEIVAELEVRRRLETND from the coding sequence ATGGAAAACAAGAAACTGACCATGAGGGAAATGATCTGCTACGGTATCGGAGACATCACCGCCAACGTGTATCTTCAGTTCATCGCCCTGTTTGCCATCGTGTTCTACACCGATGTGCTGGGTATCTCCGCCACCCTGGCCGGCCTGATTTTCATGGGAAGCCGGGTCTTTGACGGCATCAACGACATTGCGGTGGGTTACATCTCTGACCGGTACGGTCACTATAAGCGCTGGATTCTATACGGCTCTATTGCCACGGCCGTGGCCTTTGTCATCATGTTCACGAATTTTCATCTGAGCACGAAAATGCAGTCTGTATACGCCCTGGCCGCTTTCTGCTTCTGGACTTTGATGTATACGTGCTACGCGATTCCTTTTAACGCCTTTGCGTCTACCATGACGCAGAATACAGAGGAACGGACTCTCCTCAATTCTATCCGCTTTGCCATTGTGGCGGTTCCGTCCCTGATTATATCCCTCGCCACGCCTTACCTGAAAAGCGGCACACAGGAAAGCAACAGCACCTATGGCAATATCGCGCTGGTATTCGCAGTCATTGCGACCGTCTGCACCTTAATCTGCGTTGCCGGTATCGTGGAGCGTGCCAAGGCCCCCACTGCCAGACAGCGCACCTCGGGCAAAGAATATTTTAAGGCCATCCTCAAAAACCGCCAGCTCCTGGTGGTCAGCGCGGCCTTCTTCTGCAGGACACTTGGATATTATATTTACTCCTCGTCCATGGCTTATTATTTCAATTACTACCTGGGCTCTGCCAAGCTGATGGGAATTATCCTGGGCATATCGGCTCCCATCTCCGCGGTGGCGGCTCTCTGCGTGACTCCTGTGTCCAGGTACATGGGCAAGAAAAAGGCCCTGATGGGCTGCGGCGTTATCTTTGCCCTGTCCAGCGTCATCCGTTATTTTATGCCTTTAAACACAGCCGTGGTGGCAGTCACCTGCTGGATTGGCATGTTCGTCATGAGCGCTACCCTGGCCATCTTCTTTACCATGATAGCAGACACCACCGATTACGGCATGTGGCTCACGGGCAAGAATGTAAGGGCTGTAAACTATGGTTTCTACACCTTCTGCCAGAAGATTGGAATGGCATTCTCCGGCACCATTGTAGGAATCCTGCTGGACATGGCCGGCTATGTTCCCAATCAGCAGCAGACAGACGCCGCACTGCGGGGCATCCTCAATATATACTGCCTGATACCGGCTGCCATCTATCTCATCATGACGGCCTTCATGCTGCTATGGAAACTGGATGAAGGCAGAATGCATGAAATTGTGGCCGAGCTGGAGGTAAGGAGGCGCCTGGAAACCAATGACTAA
- a CDS encoding DMT family transporter produces MTKQIRKGYGTVILASLAYGVMPVVSKLLLLSGMNSESVVFYRFFLTCLFSALILAAFRGFRAVTLPQAVLLALFGILGFGFTMQFLTISYQYIPIGLATVLHFAYPLFVTLIMLAVYGEKPAPARLWGCAAALAGICLMVDLKGGFSPGGVIYALLSAVTYSAFVVSNKKACYGSLSPMLCLFAFSLSASLFFGLSCTLTGTLQVPCSLYQWGCLMAVSLLCTVFAFCTLMTGVRILGAAKASVINMLEPATGVVFGVILFKEKLSLKIMIGCACILVSTLITVLARDSRKDGGKKI; encoded by the coding sequence ATGACTAAGCAGATCCGCAAAGGATATGGAACTGTCATCCTGGCATCGTTGGCATATGGTGTAATGCCGGTGGTATCCAAGCTATTGCTTTTGTCGGGAATGAACTCAGAGAGTGTCGTGTTTTACCGTTTTTTTCTCACATGTTTGTTCTCGGCTCTGATTCTGGCTGCTTTTAGGGGATTTAGGGCCGTGACCCTTCCACAGGCGGTTTTGCTGGCGCTCTTCGGCATACTGGGCTTCGGTTTTACCATGCAGTTTCTGACCATCTCCTACCAGTATATTCCCATTGGACTGGCCACCGTGCTGCATTTCGCCTACCCCCTGTTCGTAACCCTTATCATGCTGGCTGTTTATGGTGAAAAGCCAGCTCCGGCCAGGCTGTGGGGATGCGCTGCCGCCCTGGCAGGCATATGCCTGATGGTGGATCTAAAAGGCGGTTTCTCCCCGGGCGGCGTTATATATGCCCTGCTGTCCGCCGTCACCTACTCCGCCTTCGTGGTCTCCAACAAAAAGGCCTGTTATGGCAGTCTGAGTCCTATGCTCTGTCTCTTCGCGTTCAGTCTGTCAGCCAGTCTGTTTTTCGGACTGAGCTGTACTCTTACAGGCACACTGCAGGTTCCCTGCTCCCTATACCAGTGGGGATGCCTGATGGCTGTCAGCCTTCTGTGCACGGTCTTTGCATTCTGTACCCTTATGACCGGCGTACGGATTCTGGGAGCTGCGAAAGCATCCGTCATCAACATGCTGGAGCCTGCAACCGGAGTGGTGTTTGGCGTCATACTATTTAAAGAAAAACTGTCGTTAAAAATAATGATTGGCTGTGCCTGCATACTGGTATCCACCCTGATTACGGTCCTGGCCAGGGACAGCCGCAAAGATGGAGGCAAGAAAATATGA
- a CDS encoding C69 family dipeptidase, with the protein MNELLSCDTMVALGNSTKSGNVIFAKNSDRPLGESQPLCLFEAKDYPDQELLSCTYISIPQVSRTYKVLGSKPYWIWGFEHGMNEWGVAIGNEAVWSREEEERENGLPGMDLVRLGLERSKTAYEALHVITDLLKTYGQGGNASVTMDFRYHNSFLIADTCEAWILDTVNRRWVARRVKNAEGISNCYSTGEHWDEDSGDIQEHAYEMGYADRGQTFDFARAYGAVNLKLRAAYPRYKRLNQLLDRKKGILTPDYIGSILKDHFEGEIIEPRWSPADGILASVCMHNMDESSSKTAAGSVVELSKDKTPVWWSCMSNPCISVFLPFTMETAIPQKVSQGSARYSDDSLWWKLERLSYELEEDYPRNTALWNPVKERLQEYICSLAEKGLDDSLLCEMASRLEEAADEMYLVLRDANASSSQPQRKAALKAARTMAGII; encoded by the coding sequence ATGAATGAATTATTGTCATGTGATACCATGGTCGCCCTTGGGAACAGTACAAAGTCCGGCAATGTAATATTTGCCAAAAACAGCGACCGGCCCCTGGGGGAATCCCAGCCCCTTTGCCTGTTTGAGGCTAAGGACTACCCGGACCAGGAGCTGTTATCATGCACCTACATATCCATTCCCCAGGTGAGCCGCACCTATAAGGTTCTGGGCTCAAAGCCTTACTGGATATGGGGATTTGAACACGGCATGAACGAGTGGGGCGTAGCCATTGGAAATGAAGCCGTGTGGTCACGTGAGGAGGAGGAACGCGAAAACGGCCTTCCGGGCATGGACCTGGTACGCCTGGGACTGGAACGGTCCAAAACCGCATATGAGGCCCTCCACGTGATCACAGACCTTCTTAAAACCTACGGACAGGGCGGCAACGCCTCTGTGACCATGGATTTCCGCTACCACAATTCGTTCCTGATTGCCGATACCTGTGAAGCCTGGATTCTGGACACGGTTAACAGACGCTGGGTTGCCAGACGGGTTAAAAATGCAGAGGGCATATCCAACTGCTACAGCACGGGAGAACACTGGGATGAGGACTCCGGAGACATCCAGGAACATGCCTATGAGATGGGCTACGCGGACAGAGGACAGACCTTTGACTTTGCCAGGGCTTACGGCGCCGTAAACCTCAAACTGCGCGCAGCCTATCCCCGCTATAAAAGGCTTAACCAGCTCCTGGACAGGAAAAAAGGTATCCTGACGCCGGACTACATAGGAAGTATACTGAAGGACCATTTTGAAGGCGAAATCATTGAGCCCCGCTGGAGTCCCGCAGACGGAATCCTGGCCTCTGTCTGCATGCACAATATGGATGAATCCTCCAGCAAAACCGCTGCCGGTTCCGTGGTGGAACTGTCAAAGGATAAAACGCCTGTCTGGTGGAGCTGTATGTCCAATCCCTGTATCTCGGTTTTCCTGCCTTTTACCATGGAAACCGCCATTCCTCAGAAGGTGTCCCAGGGCAGCGCCCGGTACAGCGATGATTCCCTTTGGTGGAAATTAGAACGGCTCTCCTATGAGCTGGAAGAGGACTATCCCCGCAACACCGCCCTCTGGAATCCTGTAAAGGAAAGGCTGCAGGAGTACATCTGTTCCCTGGCGGAAAAAGGGCTGGACGACAGCCTTCTCTGTGAGATGGCTTCCAGGCTGGAAGAAGCAGCGGATGAAATGTATCTTGTGCTGCGTGACGCCAATGCCTCCAGCAGCCAGCCCCAGAGAAAGGCAGCGCTGAAAGCAGCACGCACCATGGCCGGCATTATATAA
- a CDS encoding NPCBM/NEW2 domain-containing protein — translation MKKRLAVTLAAVALSVVMSVPAYAGTWKYVNDQWKYQRGANKFAYKEWIEDNGNWYYMDNNGVMTTGWQQIDGQWYYMDQAGVMQKGWFKDNDKWYFLLPNGAMATNTVIDGRQIGADGVWIAAEGEVEPANITDLSTPYLVQNLLDGLSTKGYNIITSGKTSTGERWNNAIRLKGKGSYVKYAANGQYRLLSGVIAPSSQFSSGIMAKVTVYGDNDTVLYTSQDIHYNEKLMHFGVDVTGQNEIRVEVSLVTDNEWDDPIILIDGLSLYK, via the coding sequence ATGAAGAAACGTTTGGCGGTTACATTGGCAGCAGTGGCTCTGAGTGTGGTTATGTCGGTTCCGGCCTATGCAGGTACATGGAAATACGTGAATGATCAGTGGAAGTATCAGAGAGGCGCCAATAAGTTTGCCTACAAGGAATGGATTGAGGATAACGGCAACTGGTACTATATGGATAACAACGGTGTCATGACCACAGGCTGGCAGCAGATTGACGGCCAGTGGTATTACATGGACCAGGCAGGGGTCATGCAGAAGGGCTGGTTTAAGGATAACGACAAATGGTACTTCCTGCTTCCAAACGGAGCCATGGCCACGAACACAGTGATTGACGGACGCCAGATTGGTGCGGACGGCGTATGGATTGCAGCGGAGGGAGAGGTGGAACCGGCCAATATTACAGACCTGTCCACGCCATATCTGGTGCAGAACCTGTTGGACGGCCTTTCCACCAAGGGATACAATATCATTACATCGGGCAAAACATCCACCGGCGAGCGCTGGAATAATGCCATCCGTCTGAAAGGAAAGGGAAGCTATGTAAAATATGCTGCCAACGGACAGTACAGGCTTTTATCCGGCGTCATAGCTCCATCATCCCAGTTCAGCAGCGGAATCATGGCGAAGGTAACTGTATACGGTGACAATGATACTGTACTCTATACATCACAGGATATCCATTACAATGAAAAGCTGATGCATTTTGGCGTGGATGTGACAGGACAGAATGAGATCCGCGTGGAGGTTTCTCTGGTTACGGATAATGAGTGGGATGATCCCATTATACTGATAGACGGTCTGTCGCTGTACAAGTAG
- a CDS encoding serine hydrolase: MNTREHTAMKMRGNPDISYLGHTVDQMIWSFMEQEKIDGLTLAIVQAPYIPRVAGYGYSDSQRRRLASPNTMWPAGPISQAFAAVAVMQLHEDGGLDVNRRASVYIPELPDTWNDITVLQLLRHASGLPDYRRAPEFSPDTPWTFDALLQLAARNPLHFVPGTDVEQSATNFLLLTEIVERVSGLSYHDFVTKRQIEFLGLGHTGFKEDLGQFHHEDISRTADIHQLFKKDRLYINPTEPAVSYDSSGTPSTAAETTALRGFSDIWASAQDISFWDIGLAGSVLIHQPENRALIYAPWNLPDGRTVPAASGWQFYHHRGLMDIKGSVHGYSSFLSRFTDASELVCVTLMCNKEGVDFTNLGRRIAGAYGDLLSTGYDDNRLYLLEGQFPAAETVSRLESALKDRGIPVFAKFDHGQNAAGAGLFLRPTTVLVFGSPQVGTGLMEEDQSVSLELPLRISVWEDEAGSTWLAFPRLDKVFGEYGLENHPAVPKMQNLLEQLVHIGGSIY, encoded by the coding sequence ATGAACACCCGCGAACACACAGCCATGAAGATGAGAGGAAACCCGGATATCTCCTATCTGGGACATACCGTTGATCAGATGATTTGGAGCTTTATGGAACAGGAAAAAATTGACGGACTTACCTTAGCCATTGTACAAGCCCCCTACATACCAAGGGTAGCCGGATACGGCTATTCGGACAGCCAGCGGCGGCGCCTGGCTTCCCCCAACACCATGTGGCCCGCCGGCCCTATCTCCCAGGCCTTTGCGGCAGTGGCCGTTATGCAGCTTCATGAGGACGGCGGACTGGATGTAAACCGCCGGGCTTCCGTATATATACCGGAACTTCCTGATACATGGAATGACATCACCGTTCTTCAGCTTCTGCGCCATGCATCGGGACTGCCGGATTACCGCCGGGCGCCTGAATTCAGCCCGGACACACCGTGGACATTTGATGCCCTGCTCCAATTGGCTGCCAGGAATCCCCTGCACTTTGTTCCTGGTACAGATGTGGAGCAGAGTGCTACCAATTTCCTGCTGCTGACCGAAATCGTCGAACGGGTCAGCGGCCTAAGTTACCACGATTTTGTAACCAAAAGGCAGATTGAGTTCCTGGGCCTTGGGCACACGGGTTTCAAGGAGGATTTAGGCCAGTTCCATCACGAAGACATATCCCGGACCGCTGATATCCACCAGTTATTCAAAAAGGACAGACTCTATATCAATCCCACGGAGCCAGCCGTATCCTATGACAGCAGCGGTACTCCCAGCACGGCGGCAGAAACTACGGCGCTCCGGGGCTTTTCCGATATTTGGGCCTCTGCCCAGGATATTTCCTTCTGGGACATCGGCCTGGCCGGCTCTGTCCTGATTCATCAGCCGGAAAACCGCGCCCTTATATATGCTCCCTGGAATCTTCCCGACGGGAGGACAGTACCTGCCGCATCCGGCTGGCAGTTTTACCATCACCGGGGACTTATGGATATAAAGGGATCCGTCCATGGCTATTCTTCCTTCCTGAGCCGCTTCACAGACGCCTCCGAGCTGGTCTGCGTCACCCTCATGTGCAACAAGGAAGGGGTGGACTTCACCAATCTGGGGCGCAGGATAGCCGGCGCATACGGCGACCTTCTGTCCACCGGGTACGATGACAACCGTCTCTATCTTCTGGAAGGCCAGTTCCCTGCGGCAGAAACAGTATCACGCCTGGAATCAGCCTTAAAAGACCGCGGTATCCCTGTATTTGCCAAATTTGACCATGGACAGAATGCTGCCGGTGCAGGGCTTTTCCTCCGTCCCACCACAGTACTGGTATTCGGCTCTCCCCAGGTAGGCACCGGACTCATGGAAGAAGATCAGAGCGTATCCTTGGAACTGCCCCTGCGCATCAGTGTATGGGAGGATGAAGCCGGAAGCACATGGCTGGCCTTCCCACGCCTGGACAAGGTATTCGGTGAATACGGACTGGAAAACCATCCCGCTGTCCCCAAGATGCAGAACCTTCTTGAACAGCTGGTGCATATAGGAGGCAGCATCTATTAA
- a CDS encoding DUF47 domain-containing protein, translated as MSKKSDSYYFQNFIECVECGCQAAKMLEDNLNHFDTGLLQDKLDELHRIEHDADKKKHEMMAVLVKAFITPIEREDIILLSQSIDEVTDKIEDVLIRIYINNVQQIRPEALAFIKVIIRCCEALKEVMEEFADFRKSKTLHGLIIEINALEEEGDRLFIESMRRLHAEVTDPIEIIAWREIYVYLEKCCDACEHVADVVESVIMKNT; from the coding sequence ATGTCTAAGAAAAGTGATAGTTACTATTTTCAGAATTTCATAGAGTGCGTTGAGTGCGGATGCCAGGCAGCCAAAATGCTGGAGGATAATTTAAACCATTTTGATACAGGGCTTTTACAGGACAAGCTGGACGAGCTGCACCGGATTGAACATGACGCGGACAAGAAAAAGCATGAGATGATGGCTGTGCTGGTCAAGGCGTTTATCACCCCCATTGAGCGGGAGGATATTATTCTTTTGAGCCAGAGTATCGACGAGGTGACGGACAAGATTGAGGATGTACTGATTCGTATTTACATAAACAATGTTCAGCAAATCCGTCCCGAGGCCCTTGCCTTCATAAAGGTCATCATCCGCTGCTGCGAGGCGCTTAAGGAGGTTATGGAGGAGTTTGCGGACTTCAGGAAATCCAAGACACTTCACGGCCTGATCATCGAGATTAACGCTCTGGAGGAGGAAGGCGACCGGCTGTTCATTGAGTCCATGCGCAGGCTTCACGCCGAGGTGACCGATCCCATTGAAATCATTGCCTGGAGGGAGATTTACGTATACTTAGAGAAATGCTGCGATGCCTGCGAGCATGTGGCAGATGTGGTGGAAAGCGTTATCATGAAGAATACCTGA